One Paraburkholderia agricolaris genomic region harbors:
- a CDS encoding ABC transporter ATP-binding protein — MSAIEIRNVKKRYKDLQALKGVSLTVEEGEFFGLLGPNGAGKTTLISILAGLARADEGSIAVRGHDVVSDFRDARRALGVVPQELVFDPFFTVRETLRIQSGYYGLRNNDAWIDEIMANLDLTDKADANMRALSGGMKRRVLVAQALVHRPPVIVLDEPTAGVDVELRQTLWKFISRLNREGHTIVLTTHYLEEAESLCDRIAMLRRGEVVALERTSTLLQRFAGMQLFLRFTEGVLPAELRPLEVDSGTGNGNGRQHLLRLASYDDVERILAQCRAAGCTFEEIEVRKADLEDVFVQVMNGPEVIEGLA, encoded by the coding sequence ATGTCAGCCATAGAAATTCGTAACGTCAAGAAGCGCTACAAGGACTTGCAAGCGCTCAAGGGCGTCAGCCTCACGGTGGAAGAAGGCGAGTTCTTCGGACTGCTCGGTCCGAACGGCGCGGGCAAGACGACGCTCATCAGCATACTCGCCGGTCTCGCGCGCGCCGATGAAGGCAGCATCGCGGTCCGTGGCCATGACGTAGTCAGCGACTTCCGCGACGCGCGCCGTGCGCTCGGCGTGGTGCCGCAGGAACTCGTGTTCGATCCGTTCTTCACCGTCCGCGAAACCTTGCGCATCCAGTCCGGCTACTACGGGCTGCGCAATAACGACGCGTGGATCGACGAGATCATGGCCAATCTCGACCTCACCGACAAAGCCGACGCCAACATGCGCGCGCTGTCGGGCGGCATGAAGCGCCGCGTGCTCGTCGCGCAGGCGCTGGTGCACCGGCCGCCGGTGATCGTGCTGGATGAGCCGACCGCGGGCGTCGACGTCGAGTTGCGTCAAACCTTGTGGAAATTCATCTCGCGCCTGAATCGCGAGGGCCACACGATCGTGCTGACCACGCACTATCTGGAAGAGGCCGAATCGCTGTGCGACCGCATTGCGATGTTGCGGCGCGGCGAGGTCGTGGCGCTCGAGCGCACCAGCACGCTGCTGCAACGCTTCGCCGGCATGCAGTTGTTCCTGCGCTTTACAGAAGGCGTGTTGCCGGCCGAGTTGCGTCCCCTCGAAGTGGACAGCGGGACGGGCAACGGCAATGGCCGTCAGCATCTGCTGCGTCTGGCGAGCTACGACGACGTCGAGCGGATTCTCGCGCAGTGCCGCGCAGCGGGTTGTACATTCGAAGAAATCGAGGTCCGCAAGGCCGACCTCGAAGATGTGTTCGTTCAGGTGATGAACGGTCCGGAAGTGATCGAGGGGCTTGCATGA
- a CDS encoding STAS domain-containing protein — translation MSEVLNASVASRFESGATLTHESAKAAFEAGLQRIAAGANGVDCAPLVQFDSTALAVLLAWERAAQARGAAFQIVNLPAGLASLAHAYGVDTLLCRPGLAL, via the coding sequence GTGAGCGAAGTGCTGAACGCCTCCGTCGCGAGCCGCTTCGAAAGCGGCGCGACGCTGACCCACGAGAGCGCGAAAGCCGCGTTCGAGGCGGGTTTGCAGCGTATCGCGGCGGGCGCGAACGGCGTGGACTGCGCGCCGCTCGTGCAATTCGATTCGACCGCGCTGGCCGTCCTGCTCGCGTGGGAGCGTGCCGCTCAGGCACGCGGCGCCGCGTTCCAGATCGTCAACCTGCCGGCTGGTCTCGCCAGCCTCGCACACGCCTACGGCGTCGACACCCTTCTGTGTCGACCGGGGTTGGCGCTTTAG
- a CDS encoding MlaC/ttg2D family ABC transporter substrate-binding protein — protein sequence MKKFFLIPLFAALFSFASAGASAQTVDSSSPDTLIKTVTQQVVDAVRADKSIQQGDISHITQLVNEKILPYTDFRRTTQLAMGRNWRTATPEQQNQVVEQFKMLLIRTYSGALAQVRDQQIQYKPFRMNPDDTDTVVRSVVMNNGSPIELDYRLYKTPQGWRVYDINVLGAWLIQAYQQQFNEQIQQKGVDGLIQFLTQRNQQLAAGKQS from the coding sequence ATGAAAAAATTCTTCCTGATTCCGTTGTTTGCTGCGCTGTTTTCGTTCGCCAGTGCCGGTGCCTCGGCACAAACCGTCGACTCCAGCTCGCCTGACACCCTGATCAAGACCGTCACGCAGCAAGTGGTTGACGCCGTGCGTGCCGACAAGTCGATCCAGCAAGGCGACATTTCGCACATCACCCAGCTCGTCAACGAAAAGATCCTGCCGTACACCGATTTCCGCCGCACCACGCAGCTGGCAATGGGCCGCAACTGGCGCACCGCCACGCCGGAGCAGCAAAACCAGGTGGTCGAGCAGTTCAAGATGCTGCTGATCCGCACGTACTCGGGTGCACTCGCCCAGGTCCGTGACCAGCAGATCCAGTACAAGCCGTTCCGCATGAACCCGGACGACACCGACACGGTGGTTCGCTCGGTCGTGATGAACAACGGCTCGCCGATCGAACTCGACTACCGTCTGTACAAGACACCGCAAGGCTGGCGCGTATATGACATCAACGTGCTCGGCGCGTGGCTGATCCAGGCGTATCAGCAGCAGTTCAACGAGCAGATCCAGCAGAAGGGCGTGGACGGACTGATCCAGTTCCTCACGCAGCGTAATCAGCAACTCGCCGCGGGCAAGCAGTCGTGA
- a CDS encoding MlaA family lipoprotein, whose amino-acid sequence MQTLRKRGVRTVQIATFALAAATLAGCSTVPTPTKGDPLEGLNRTIFTVNDKLDQYALKPVAKGYVFITPQPVRDSVTNFFSNIGDVYIAANNLLQLKITDGVEDIMRIVINTVFGVGGLFDVATLAKLPKHDNDLGLTLGHYGVPAGPYLVLPLFGPSTVRDAVGSIGNYYVNPLSYIHPDGLSWALYGLNVVNTRANLLSASDVLEGAALDKYSFVRNAYLQRRQYLLSDGKQSQALPNYGDEAPLPKYDDVEGGAAAAPTGTQGAAANASGGSGAAAATPPQAGTAAAPEAASGSTGTPPLDLNGGPETTQIPAGQLVPPQRFNFPSFKLR is encoded by the coding sequence ATGCAGACCCTACGCAAACGAGGTGTGCGCACTGTCCAGATAGCGACGTTCGCACTGGCGGCCGCTACGCTAGCCGGCTGCTCGACCGTGCCGACCCCGACCAAGGGCGACCCGCTCGAGGGCCTGAACCGCACCATCTTCACCGTCAACGACAAGCTCGACCAGTACGCGCTGAAGCCGGTCGCCAAGGGCTACGTCTTCATCACGCCGCAGCCGGTGCGCGACAGCGTCACCAACTTCTTTTCGAATATCGGCGACGTCTACATTGCGGCGAACAACCTGCTGCAGCTGAAGATCACCGATGGCGTCGAAGACATCATGCGGATCGTGATCAATACGGTGTTCGGCGTCGGCGGGCTGTTCGACGTGGCGACGCTCGCCAAGCTGCCCAAGCACGACAACGACCTCGGCCTGACGCTCGGTCATTATGGCGTGCCGGCAGGTCCCTATCTCGTGCTGCCGCTGTTCGGTCCGAGCACGGTGCGCGATGCGGTTGGCTCGATCGGTAATTACTATGTCAATCCGCTCAGCTACATTCACCCGGATGGGCTGAGCTGGGCGTTGTATGGCCTGAACGTGGTCAACACGCGCGCGAATCTGTTGAGCGCGAGCGACGTGCTCGAAGGCGCCGCACTGGACAAGTATTCGTTCGTGCGCAACGCGTATCTGCAACGCCGCCAGTATTTGTTGTCGGATGGCAAGCAATCGCAGGCGCTGCCGAACTACGGCGACGAAGCCCCGCTGCCGAAGTACGACGACGTCGAGGGCGGCGCGGCTGCGGCGCCGACAGGCACGCAGGGTGCTGCCGCGAACGCGTCGGGCGGCTCGGGTGCAGCGGCTGCAACGCCGCCGCAAGCGGGCACGGCAGCCGCACCGGAAGCCGCTTCAGGCAGCACCGGAACGCCGCCGCTCGATCTGAACGGCGGTCCGGAAACCACGCAGATTCCGGCCGGCCAACTGGTCCCGCCGCAGCGTTTCAACTTCCCGTCATTCAAATTGCGTTGA
- the mlaD gene encoding outer membrane lipid asymmetry maintenance protein MlaD, whose translation MKKTALDFWVGLFVVLGFVALLFLALKAGNMSSLSFQATYPVKLKFDNIGGLKARAPVKSAGVTVGRVDSIGFDSNSYQAVVTIDIDKQYPFPKDTSAKILTSGLLGEQYIGLEPGGDSEMLKAGDTISMTQSAIVLENLIGQFLYSKAADSGASKPGTGSAAPAAAPATVPAPAASTPPASGAAGQ comes from the coding sequence ATGAAAAAGACTGCTCTCGACTTCTGGGTCGGCCTGTTCGTGGTGTTGGGTTTCGTGGCGTTGCTGTTTCTCGCGCTGAAGGCTGGCAACATGAGCTCGTTGTCGTTTCAGGCAACGTACCCGGTCAAGCTCAAATTCGACAATATCGGCGGACTGAAGGCGCGCGCGCCGGTGAAGAGCGCGGGCGTGACGGTCGGCCGGGTCGACTCGATCGGCTTTGACAGCAATTCGTATCAGGCTGTCGTCACGATCGACATCGACAAGCAATACCCGTTTCCGAAAGATACCTCGGCGAAGATCCTGACTTCCGGTCTGCTCGGCGAGCAATACATCGGGCTCGAACCCGGTGGCGATAGCGAGATGCTTAAGGCGGGTGACACGATTTCGATGACGCAGTCGGCGATCGTGCTGGAAAACCTGATCGGACAATTCCTGTACAGCAAGGCCGCGGACTCGGGTGCGTCCAAGCCTGGCACGGGTTCGGCTGCGCCTGCGGCCGCCCCTGCCACGGTGCCCGCGCCGGCGGCATCGACTCCGCCCGCCTCTGGCGCGGCCGGTCAATAA
- the mlaE gene encoding lipid asymmetry maintenance ABC transporter permease subunit MlaE, with protein sequence MISALGRSVIDGLGTAGYATRFFFRLLFEFFPLLRRPRLVTKQIHFVGNYSLVIIAVSGLFVGFVLGLQGYYTLNRYGSEQALGLLVALSLVRELGPVVTALLFAGRAGTSLTAEIGLMKAGEQLTAMEMMAVDPVKVVVAPRLWAGIIAMPILAAIFSAVGVFGGYVVGVLLIGVDAGAFWSQMQGGVDVWRDVGAGVIKSVVFGLAVTFVALFQGYEAKPTPEGVSRATTKTVVYASLAVLGLDFLLTALMFS encoded by the coding sequence ATGATCAGTGCTTTGGGTCGCTCGGTGATCGACGGCTTGGGCACGGCCGGCTATGCCACGCGTTTCTTCTTCCGGCTGCTGTTCGAATTTTTCCCACTATTGCGCAGGCCGCGCCTTGTCACGAAGCAGATCCACTTCGTGGGTAATTATTCGCTGGTGATCATCGCTGTGTCAGGGCTGTTCGTCGGTTTCGTGCTCGGCCTGCAGGGGTATTACACGCTCAACCGCTACGGTTCCGAGCAGGCGTTGGGGCTGCTGGTCGCGCTTTCGCTGGTGCGCGAACTCGGACCGGTGGTCACCGCACTCCTGTTCGCGGGCCGTGCCGGCACGTCGCTCACGGCCGAGATCGGGTTGATGAAGGCAGGCGAGCAACTCACCGCGATGGAAATGATGGCGGTGGATCCGGTGAAGGTGGTGGTGGCGCCGCGCCTGTGGGCGGGCATTATTGCCATGCCGATTCTGGCGGCGATTTTCAGCGCGGTCGGTGTGTTCGGTGGTTATGTGGTGGGCGTGCTGCTGATCGGCGTCGATGCCGGCGCGTTCTGGTCGCAGATGCAAGGCGGTGTCGATGTCTGGCGCGATGTGGGCGCCGGGGTCATCAAGAGCGTGGTGTTCGGCCTCGCGGTGACCTTCGTGGCGCTGTTTCAGGGCTACGAAGCCAAGCCGACGCCGGAAGGCGTGTCGCGCGCCACGACCAAGACGGTCGTGTACGCGTCGCTTGCGGTGCTCGGCCTCGATTTTCTGTTGACCGCACTGATGTTCAGCTAA
- a CDS encoding ABC transporter ATP-binding protein: MSSSPETLLELRDVDFGYGDRLVLSNLNLRFKRGQVVAVMGGSGCGKTTVLRLIGGLVRAQRGQILFQGQDIGQQTRDGLYALRRKMGMLFQFGALFTDMSVFENVAFALREHTDLPEELIRDLVLMKLNAVGLRGARDLAPSEISGGMARRVALARAIALDPELMMYDEPFAGLDPISLGITANLIRALNQALGATSILVTHDVPESFAIADYVYFLANGGVHAEGTPAELRASTDATVRQFIDGAPDGPFKFHYPSQTPLAADFGIGGGQS, from the coding sequence GTGTCTTCCTCCCCCGAGACCTTACTCGAGCTGCGTGACGTCGACTTCGGTTATGGCGACCGGCTCGTCCTGTCGAACCTGAATCTGCGCTTCAAGCGTGGCCAGGTCGTCGCGGTCATGGGCGGCTCGGGTTGCGGCAAAACCACGGTGCTGCGCCTGATCGGCGGTCTGGTGCGCGCGCAGCGCGGCCAGATCCTGTTTCAAGGCCAGGACATCGGCCAGCAGACGCGCGACGGTCTCTACGCGCTGCGCCGCAAGATGGGCATGCTGTTCCAGTTCGGCGCACTGTTCACCGACATGTCGGTGTTCGAGAACGTCGCGTTCGCACTGCGCGAGCACACCGACCTCCCTGAGGAGCTGATCCGCGATCTCGTATTGATGAAGCTCAATGCGGTTGGGTTGCGCGGTGCGCGCGATCTCGCGCCGTCGGAGATTTCGGGCGGTATGGCGCGGCGTGTGGCGCTGGCCCGGGCGATTGCGCTCGACCCCGAGCTGATGATGTACGACGAGCCGTTCGCCGGCCTCGATCCGATCTCGCTCGGCATCACCGCCAATCTGATTCGCGCGCTGAATCAGGCGCTTGGCGCAACCTCGATCCTCGTTACGCACGACGTCCCGGAGTCGTTCGCGATCGCCGATTACGTCTATTTCCTCGCCAACGGTGGGGTGCACGCCGAAGGCACGCCTGCGGAGCTGCGTGCGTCGACCGATGCCACGGTGCGCCAGTTCATCGACGGCGCGCCGGACGGCCCATTCAAATTCCACTACCCCAGCCAGACGCCGCTCGCGGCGGACTTCGGCATTGGCGGAGGTCAGTCATGA